A stretch of Pseudolysobacter antarcticus DNA encodes these proteins:
- a CDS encoding tryptophan halogenase family protein, with protein sequence MAALRKILIVGGGTAGWLTANYLARTLNIAAQQSAQNIQMESIQIELVESADIGIIGVGEGTFPSIRGTLAAIGLDEARFLRGANATFKQGIKFANWARTPTASATSHYFHPFSLPSQRGDSPELLPYWLLGAAAPGAAFADAATMQKHVADASRAPKRRTDSEYQGRLNYAYHFDAGRFASLLAEHGRSLGVQHKIAHVEKVELDEQGAIARVITREAGALTADLYIDCTGMRGGLIGDALGSPFRSTRDTLFVDRAVAIQVPYPRADTPIPSYTISTAHEAGWTWDIGLQARRGIGYVYSSRHTDDSRAEQVLRQYIGPAAENLNARLLKFETGFRPEQWRKNCVAVGLSAGFLEPLESTGIGLIEIAAYLIAHLLPNDGDMARVAKLFNAQMTTRYERIIDFIKMHYCISQRRDSSFWIDNADAASTPESLQDKLAMWRCRPPHRLDFVTDLEMFMPASWQFVLYGMEFKTDLSGMRHAYPRVDAAQREFEMIRAVAPHAIADLPDHRALIEEICAHGFASKPAA encoded by the coding sequence ATGGCTGCCTTGCGCAAAATTCTCATCGTCGGCGGCGGCACCGCCGGCTGGCTGACCGCGAACTATCTCGCTCGCACGCTGAATATCGCCGCGCAGCAAAGTGCGCAAAATATACAAATGGAATCGATCCAGATCGAGCTTGTGGAGTCGGCCGATATCGGCATCATCGGCGTTGGCGAAGGCACCTTCCCATCGATCCGCGGCACGCTCGCGGCAATCGGTCTTGACGAAGCGCGTTTCCTGCGCGGCGCCAACGCCACCTTCAAGCAAGGCATCAAGTTCGCCAACTGGGCGCGCACGCCGACGGCCTCGGCCACGAGCCATTATTTTCATCCGTTCAGCCTGCCGAGCCAGCGTGGCGACAGCCCGGAATTGCTGCCGTACTGGCTGCTCGGCGCGGCCGCGCCGGGTGCCGCTTTCGCCGACGCGGCGACGATGCAGAAACATGTCGCCGATGCTTCACGCGCGCCGAAACGCCGCACCGACAGCGAATATCAGGGACGGCTGAACTACGCCTACCATTTCGACGCCGGACGTTTCGCCAGCCTGCTCGCCGAACACGGTCGCAGCCTCGGCGTGCAACACAAGATCGCGCACGTGGAAAAAGTCGAGCTCGACGAGCAAGGCGCAATCGCGCGCGTGATCACACGCGAAGCCGGCGCGCTCACTGCCGACCTGTATATCGATTGCACCGGCATGCGCGGCGGCCTGATCGGCGACGCGCTCGGATCACCGTTTCGCAGCACGCGCGATACGCTGTTTGTCGATCGTGCGGTCGCGATCCAGGTGCCGTATCCGCGTGCCGATACGCCGATTCCGTCATACACCATTTCCACCGCGCACGAAGCCGGCTGGACCTGGGATATCGGCCTGCAGGCGCGTCGCGGTATCGGTTATGTGTATTCGTCGCGACACACCGATGACAGCCGCGCCGAGCAGGTGCTGCGTCAATATATCGGACCCGCCGCCGAAAATCTCAACGCACGTTTGCTCAAGTTCGAGACCGGTTTTCGCCCCGAGCAGTGGCGCAAGAATTGTGTTGCGGTTGGGTTGTCGGCGGGCTTTCTCGAACCGCTCGAATCGACCGGCATCGGCCTGATCGAAATTGCCGCGTACCTGATCGCGCACCTGCTGCCGAACGATGGCGACATGGCTCGCGTCGCCAAGCTATTTAATGCACAGATGACCACACGTTACGAGCGCATCATCGATTTCATCAAGATGCACTACTGCATAAGCCAGCGGCGCGACTCATCGTTCTGGATCGACAATGCCGACGCCGCGAGCACTCCCGAATCGCTGCAGGACAAACTCGCAATGTGGCGTTGCCGTCCACCCCATCGGCTGGATTTTGTCACCGATCTGGAAATGTTCATGCCCGCGAGCTGGCAGTTTGTGTTGTATGGCATGGAGTTCAAGACCGACCTCAGCGGCATGCGGCACGCTTATCCACGCGTCGATGCGGCGCAGCGCGAATTCGAAATGATCCGCGCGGTGGCGCCACACGCGATTGCCGACCTGCCTGATCATCGCGCCTTGATCGAGGAAATCTGCGCGCATGGATTCGCCAGCAAACCGGCAGCGTGA
- a CDS encoding TonB-dependent receptor — translation MNTRYRALSSAIFAVLAMGTAYAEDAPATAPATAADAAPAASQKSQDQKSQALDTVQVTATKRSTSLQKTPVAVSALSADTLQKERINNVADITKLVPGFAATTEGDHGVITLTLRGIGNDSAKTEYADPEVALFVDGVYTPRAEAAAGLLLDLESVEVLRGPQGTLWGRNSTVGAVNFQTAKPELGPFYGYAQFEAGDYSHLGMRAAVNVPVSDTFAFRVAIAQEQHDGYVDFQNPIGQLPSVASQQAAYITSGGTLATFKPIDPNLYVTKGQKYNSQDQSAARISTLWTPSDKLTWNLSFEYFRDRGTPNANLMQQPRAGQDFWSALVDTAPQLDRNSYALRSRVDYAINDGMELSYIAGFSKFNGSSDYDQDGGVQVPTSFASGANFQDDRTNDSRYKSSSHELDLKSTGDNTIDWILGLYYASEDNSIRFDIPIFNGTSQGTVGWQGSFIQPKETVDSYAGFGQMTWHLSDSLRLTGGARWTHDEKENDGGRNYGWAYDATVPQVPISTGTQPGPTSGFAVSAKNDGKYSSSKPTWLLRADMDLSSNALLYGSVSTGYKSGGLQDGGVPYKGESILNYEAGIKLTFLDHHLTWNTAVYHEDFKNFQLSAPITFVDGSHGLGFSNVEGTTKVTGIESELAAVLSDADRLNVVVSVIPQKKLGTLIYAGSNDYGGLPACAPASGIGNCLNVSGNDLAHAPDTSFSVIYEHKFSLSNGGALTPRFSGHYETASWLSPFNLGNGDQQGSYFRGDLMMRYTPADEKWWAGVYVNNFTDVKVRTNAGRTALGNNQFIYTSQYLAPRTFGMNFGVSF, via the coding sequence ATGAATACCCGTTATCGCGCGCTTTCGAGCGCAATTTTTGCCGTGCTCGCCATGGGCACTGCGTACGCCGAAGACGCTCCAGCTACCGCACCGGCTACTGCCGCCGATGCGGCGCCGGCGGCTTCACAGAAATCCCAGGATCAGAAATCGCAAGCGCTCGATACGGTGCAGGTCACCGCGACCAAGCGTTCCACGTCGCTGCAGAAAACACCGGTGGCGGTCAGCGCCCTGAGCGCCGATACGCTGCAGAAGGAGCGCATCAACAACGTCGCCGACATCACCAAACTCGTGCCGGGTTTTGCTGCAACCACCGAGGGCGATCACGGTGTAATTACGCTAACCTTGCGCGGTATCGGCAATGACAGCGCCAAGACCGAATACGCCGATCCGGAAGTCGCGCTGTTCGTCGATGGCGTGTACACGCCGCGTGCGGAGGCAGCAGCAGGTTTGCTGCTCGATCTCGAATCGGTGGAAGTATTGCGTGGCCCGCAAGGTACGTTGTGGGGCCGCAATTCGACCGTTGGTGCGGTCAATTTCCAGACCGCCAAACCGGAGCTGGGGCCGTTCTATGGCTATGCGCAGTTCGAGGCCGGCGACTACAGTCATCTCGGCATGCGTGCGGCGGTAAATGTGCCGGTATCGGATACGTTTGCGTTCCGTGTCGCGATCGCACAAGAACAGCATGATGGTTACGTCGATTTCCAGAATCCGATTGGTCAACTGCCATCGGTCGCGAGCCAGCAGGCGGCATATATCACCTCGGGTGGCACGCTCGCCACGTTCAAGCCGATCGATCCGAACCTCTATGTCACCAAGGGTCAGAAATACAATTCGCAGGATCAGTCCGCCGCGCGCATAAGCACGTTGTGGACGCCGAGCGACAAGCTGACCTGGAACCTGTCGTTCGAATATTTCCGCGATCGCGGCACACCGAACGCCAACCTGATGCAGCAGCCACGCGCGGGTCAGGATTTCTGGTCGGCGCTGGTCGATACTGCGCCGCAACTCGATCGTAATTCGTATGCGTTGCGCAGCAGAGTCGACTACGCCATCAATGATGGCATGGAGCTGAGTTATATCGCCGGTTTCAGCAAGTTCAACGGCTCCAGCGATTACGATCAGGATGGCGGCGTGCAGGTGCCGACCAGCTTCGCCAGTGGCGCGAACTTCCAGGATGATCGCACCAATGATTCGCGCTACAAGAGCAGCAGTCACGAGCTCGATTTGAAGTCGACCGGCGACAATACCATCGACTGGATTCTCGGTCTGTATTACGCGTCGGAAGATAATTCGATCCGTTTCGATATTCCGATTTTCAACGGCACGTCGCAAGGTACGGTGGGTTGGCAAGGTTCGTTCATCCAGCCGAAAGAAACGGTGGATTCGTACGCCGGGTTTGGCCAGATGACTTGGCATCTCAGCGACAGCCTGCGTCTGACCGGCGGTGCGCGCTGGACGCATGACGAGAAAGAAAACGACGGCGGTCGCAACTACGGCTGGGCTTACGACGCGACCGTGCCGCAGGTGCCGATTTCGACTGGCACCCAGCCTGGGCCGACGTCCGGTTTTGCGGTATCGGCGAAGAACGACGGCAAGTACAGTTCGAGCAAACCGACCTGGCTGCTGCGTGCTGATATGGATCTTTCGAGCAATGCGTTGCTGTATGGCAGTGTCTCGACCGGCTACAAATCCGGCGGCTTGCAGGATGGCGGCGTGCCGTACAAGGGCGAGTCGATCCTCAACTACGAAGCCGGCATCAAGCTGACGTTCCTCGATCATCACCTGACCTGGAACACGGCGGTGTATCACGAGGATTTCAAGAACTTCCAGTTGTCGGCGCCGATCACGTTTGTCGACGGTAGCCATGGCCTCGGTTTCTCGAATGTCGAAGGCACCACCAAGGTCACCGGTATCGAATCCGAACTGGCTGCGGTGCTCAGTGATGCCGATCGTTTGAACGTAGTTGTTTCGGTGATTCCGCAGAAGAAACTCGGTACGCTTATTTACGCCGGCAGCAACGATTACGGCGGTTTGCCGGCATGCGCGCCAGCCTCTGGTATCGGCAATTGCCTGAACGTCAGCGGCAACGATCTTGCGCATGCGCCGGATACATCGTTCAGCGTGATCTACGAGCACAAGTTCAGCCTGAGCAACGGTGGCGCGCTCACGCCACGCTTCAGCGGTCATTACGAGACGGCGAGCTGGTTGAGTCCGTTCAACCTGGGTAATGGCGATCAGCAGGGATCCTATTTCCGCGGTGACCTGATGATGCGATACACGCCGGCCGATGAAAAATGGTGGGCGGGTGTGTATGTGAACAACTTCACTGACGTGAAAGTGCGCACCAATGCCGGACGCACAGCACTGGGCAACAACCAGTTCATCTACACCTCGCAATATCTGGCGCCGCGCACCTTCGGTATGAATTTCGGCGTGAGTTTCTAG